From Ostreibacterium oceani, one genomic window encodes:
- the hscB gene encoding Fe-S protein assembly co-chaperone HscB, producing the protein MTTHSFSQLDNPFTLLGITATFYIDEARLSAHYLRLQQQFHPDNFAHKTAKERQLATQFSANLIDAYKTLSDPVKRAIALLEIHGHSIDLEHNTNRDKTLLMTQLTLREKIDQAETKDLPNLQAEFKGTFDTLCQTFNEALLVHALDRAAQTVISMRYYQKLLAEIAEKSNQPNKFAAESTAKSATKSAAESAANPPRNESAL; encoded by the coding sequence ATGACAACGCATTCATTTAGCCAATTAGACAACCCTTTTACCTTGCTGGGTATAACCGCGACTTTTTATATTGATGAAGCGCGACTATCAGCCCATTATCTACGGCTGCAACAACAGTTTCACCCCGATAATTTTGCGCACAAAACCGCCAAAGAGCGCCAGCTCGCTACCCAATTCAGCGCCAACCTCATCGATGCTTACAAAACGCTATCAGATCCTGTTAAACGCGCCATTGCACTGCTTGAAATACACGGGCATTCAATTGATCTAGAACATAACACCAACCGTGACAAAACCCTGCTCATGACGCAGCTCACACTCAGAGAAAAAATCGACCAAGCCGAGACAAAAGACTTACCCAATTTGCAAGCAGAATTCAAAGGTACGTTTGACACCTTGTGCCAAACCTTTAACGAGGCTTTGTTGGTCCACGCGCTAGACCGCGCTGCGCAAACGGTCATCAGTATGCGCTACTACCAAAAACTGCTCGCCGAAATTGCCGAAAAATCCAACCAACCCAATAAATTTGCAGCCGAATCCACCGCTAAATCCGCCACTAAATCCGCCGCCGAATCTGCTGCAAACCCGCCACGTAACGAGTCAGCCCTATGA
- the fdx gene encoding ISC system 2Fe-2S type ferredoxin, translating into MPKITFLPHPEFCPSGMTIDADIGVSILDNALKHDIDIEHACEKSCACTTCHVHVREGYDSLDEATELEDDYLDKAWGLDPDSRLSCQAIVSEADLVVEIPQYTINLVSENH; encoded by the coding sequence ATGCCAAAAATTACTTTTTTACCCCACCCAGAATTCTGTCCCAGTGGCATGACCATCGATGCTGACATAGGGGTAAGCATTTTAGACAACGCGCTAAAACACGATATCGATATCGAACATGCTTGTGAAAAATCGTGCGCCTGTACTACCTGTCATGTCCATGTTCGCGAAGGGTATGATTCATTAGACGAGGCGACTGAACTCGAAGATGATTACCTAGATAAAGCCTGGGGGCTAGACCCAGATTCTCGCCTGTCTTGCCAAGCCATTGTCAGCGAAGCAGATCTCGTGGTAGAAATCCCGCAATATACCATTAATTTGGTCTCTGAAAATCATTAG
- a CDS encoding IscS subfamily cysteine desulfurase, with protein MGIYLDYAATTPVDERVAEEMKKYLTIDGNFGNPASRSHQFGWSAEDAVEAARKNVADLINANPKEIIWTSGATESDNLAIKGAAHFNQRRGKHIITAKTEHKAVLDTCRQLEREGFEVTYIDPNPQGIITLDEIKAAVREDTTVVSIMQANNETGTINDIDAIGAFTRENKIIFHVDGAQSAGKMPIDVEASNIDLMSLTAHKIYGPKGIGALYVRRKPRIRLEAQMHGGGHERGFRSGTLPTHQIVGMGEAFRVAKLDLDKDRAHVKTLANRLWDGVKDIPEVYLNGQDANKLDNILNISFSFIEGESLMMSINELAVSSGSACTSASLEPSYVLRALGVADELASSSIRFSFGRMTTEADIDRAIELIRAAVDKLRALSPLWEMHQNGIDLNSVQWSHH; from the coding sequence ATGGGCATCTATCTAGACTACGCTGCAACCACACCTGTTGACGAGCGTGTGGCTGAAGAAATGAAAAAATACCTAACCATTGATGGTAACTTTGGTAATCCTGCTTCACGCTCGCATCAATTTGGCTGGAGCGCAGAAGACGCAGTCGAGGCAGCCCGTAAAAATGTGGCAGACCTAATCAACGCCAACCCCAAAGAAATCATCTGGACATCAGGCGCCACTGAGTCTGATAACCTCGCCATCAAAGGCGCAGCCCACTTTAACCAACGTCGCGGCAAACACATTATCACCGCCAAAACCGAGCATAAAGCGGTATTAGATACTTGCCGCCAACTCGAACGCGAAGGGTTTGAAGTCACTTACATCGACCCAAATCCACAAGGCATCATCACCCTAGATGAAATCAAAGCAGCCGTCAGAGAGGACACCACCGTTGTGTCTATCATGCAGGCTAACAATGAAACAGGCACCATCAACGATATCGATGCTATTGGCGCATTTACGCGTGAGAATAAAATCATTTTTCACGTCGATGGCGCTCAGTCTGCGGGTAAAATGCCTATCGATGTCGAAGCCAGCAATATTGACTTAATGAGTTTGACCGCACACAAAATCTACGGCCCCAAAGGTATCGGTGCGTTATATGTCCGTCGCAAACCACGTATTCGCCTAGAAGCACAAATGCATGGCGGTGGGCACGAACGGGGTTTTCGTTCAGGCACGTTACCGACCCACCAAATTGTTGGCATGGGAGAAGCCTTTCGTGTCGCCAAACTAGACCTCGACAAAGACCGTGCGCATGTCAAAACACTCGCCAATCGTCTATGGGATGGTGTCAAAGACATCCCAGAAGTCTACCTAAATGGCCAAGACGCAAACAAATTGGATAATATTCTTAATATCAGCTTTTCCTTTATTGAAGGCGAGTCACTGATGATGTCAATCAATGAATTAGCAGTCTCAAGCGGTTCAGCTTGTACCTCAGCCAGTCTTGAGCCATCGTACGTCTTACGCGCCCTTGGTGTCGCCGATGAATTAGCATCTAGCTCTATCCGGTTTAGTTTTGGTCGTATGACAACAGAAGCAGACATTGATCGTGCCATTGAACTCATTCGTGCAGCTGTTGATAAGCTACGTGCATTATCACCGCTGTGGGAAATGCATCAAAATGGGATTGACTTAAATAGCGTGCAGTGGAGCCACCACTAA
- the purH gene encoding bifunctional phosphoribosylaminoimidazolecarboxamide formyltransferase/IMP cyclohydrolase — protein MEKITIKRAILSVSDKSNLVEFAKALQQMGVEILSTGGTAKLLSSHAIPVTAIEDYTQFPEIMGGRVKTLHPKVHGSLLGRLNQDDTVMAQHGILPTDMLVVNLYPFAATIAEPNCDYATAVENIDIGGPAMLRAGAKNHERVTVITDPSDYSAILQEMQANDNSVSLTTRKQLASKVYAHTAQYDAQIANYLSRQNSHAHHKSENNIDTPTLHIEAFQQKQVLRYGENPHQNASLYVPLGSHEAGIANAQLLQGKPLSYNNLADADAAVAAAYEYDELTCVIVKHANPCGIAEGDTLLDAYESAYRCDPTSAFGGIIAFNRPLDLTTAKTIIKRQFVEVLIAPLVSREALDVLSEKPNIRVLALGEHYEQPKDIQLLHRISGGLLIQSADNLPLSDVDFRVVTNREPTPNELHDLMFAWKAVKHVKSNAIVFAKDKMTVGIGCGQTSRVHSSLIASIKAQEQNLSLQGAVMASDAFFPFRDGLENAAKHGATAVIQPGGGMRDDEVIEAANTHDIAMIFTGVRHFKH, from the coding sequence ATGGAAAAAATCACAATAAAACGCGCTATTCTTAGCGTTTCTGACAAAAGTAACTTAGTTGAATTTGCCAAGGCTTTACAGCAGATGGGCGTTGAAATATTGTCCACAGGCGGAACAGCCAAGCTCCTTTCCTCGCATGCAATCCCCGTCACGGCGATCGAAGACTATACACAATTCCCAGAAATCATGGGCGGACGCGTTAAAACGCTGCACCCCAAGGTCCACGGCAGTTTGCTCGGCCGCCTTAACCAAGACGATACCGTCATGGCACAGCACGGCATCTTGCCTACCGATATGCTCGTTGTTAACTTATACCCTTTCGCCGCCACCATCGCCGAACCCAACTGCGATTATGCAACCGCCGTAGAAAATATTGATATTGGCGGCCCTGCCATGTTGCGTGCTGGCGCCAAAAATCATGAGCGCGTCACTGTCATTACTGATCCTTCGGACTACAGCGCTATCCTCCAAGAAATGCAAGCCAACGACAACAGCGTTTCATTAACCACCCGCAAACAATTGGCAAGCAAAGTTTACGCGCATACGGCCCAGTACGATGCCCAAATCGCCAATTATTTAAGCCGACAAAATAGTCACGCGCATCATAAATCAGAAAACAACATAGACACACCGACCCTACATATTGAAGCGTTTCAGCAAAAACAAGTGCTACGCTACGGTGAAAACCCCCATCAAAATGCCTCGCTGTATGTTCCTCTCGGTTCTCACGAAGCTGGCATTGCCAATGCCCAATTGCTCCAAGGCAAACCGCTATCTTATAACAATCTCGCTGATGCCGATGCGGCAGTAGCAGCTGCTTATGAGTATGATGAGTTAACTTGTGTGATTGTCAAACACGCTAATCCGTGTGGCATCGCCGAAGGCGACACGCTATTAGATGCTTACGAAAGCGCTTATCGCTGTGACCCAACGTCCGCATTTGGTGGCATTATTGCGTTTAATCGACCATTGGATCTCACGACCGCAAAGACAATTATCAAACGCCAGTTCGTCGAAGTCCTCATCGCCCCTTTGGTCAGCCGCGAAGCGCTTGACGTTTTATCTGAAAAACCCAATATTCGTGTGTTAGCGCTAGGTGAGCATTATGAACAACCGAAAGACATCCAGTTACTACATCGCATCTCAGGTGGTTTATTAATACAAAGCGCGGATAACTTACCCTTAAGTGACGTTGACTTTCGCGTCGTGACTAACCGCGAACCAACACCAAATGAACTGCATGACCTTATGTTTGCATGGAAAGCGGTCAAACACGTCAAATCAAACGCCATCGTCTTTGCCAAAGATAAAATGACAGTTGGTATTGGCTGTGGGCAAACGAGTCGCGTCCACTCTTCGTTAATTGCGAGCATCAAAGCCCAAGAACAAAACCTTAGCCTACAAGGTGCGGTCATGGCAAGTGATGCATTCTTCCCCTTCCGAGACGGGCTTGAAAATGCAGCAAAGCACGGCGCAACGGCAGTCATCCAACCCGGTGGTGGCATGCGTGATGATGAAGTCATCGAGGCAGCAAACACCCATGATATCGCGATGATTTTTACTGGCGTGAGACATTTTAAACACTGA
- the iscA gene encoding iron-sulfur cluster assembly protein IscA has product MNITLSDAAKSRMKTYLAARGKGIGVRLGIQTAGCSGMAYVIEFVDSLNPDDIAKTHDDLTIVISQKALIYLNGVAVDYRKEGLNEGFKFINPNANGECGCGESFTI; this is encoded by the coding sequence ATTAATATAACCCTAAGCGATGCAGCAAAAAGCCGCATGAAAACGTATTTAGCTGCGCGCGGCAAGGGTATTGGTGTACGTTTGGGGATTCAAACAGCGGGCTGTTCAGGCATGGCTTATGTCATTGAATTTGTTGATTCGCTTAACCCCGATGATATCGCAAAAACTCACGATGACTTAACGATAGTGATTAGTCAAAAAGCCCTCATTTACCTAAACGGTGTGGCAGTCGATTACCGTAAAGAGGGGCTAAATGAAGGCTTTAAGTTTATCAATCCAAATGCCAACGGCGAATGCGGTTGCGGCGAGAGTTTTACCATCTAA
- a CDS encoding hydantoinase/oxoprolinase N-terminal domain-containing protein, whose translation MAYSLGIDTGGTYTDAVLLSDDKQVIATAKSLTTRHCLADGIRQAIKQLPTEYLTEIKLVSLSTTLATNAVVEEQGNPVLGLFAGYSDKQLARVKIPEIIGQSHVHIIQGGHSAAGKPTAPLDLDSARRIIEKNHAHVSAIAISSMFSVRNTEHEKALQEMIQSICDKPVTCGYELSRALDAPRRALTSVLNARLISFTKELITSVEAIKIDFGINAPLMIVKGDGTLINAKTAQKKPVETILSGPAASVMGAALLSGKKNLIVADMGGTTTDIAIIRDGQPKINAHGAKVGNWSPMVNAIAVHAVGLGGDSEVKFGGSSGKIAIGPRRVMPMSLLCDKHPEVIAQLTAQNKLAPSTRSNRFAVPLYTNALLQEQLDDEEMRAWETLQKGPLEIESLVVSDNHLARAVARLQRKGMVLYSGFTPSDAAHVLGKMSHWSVEGAEIGAKIWIKQMRRVYGLGTWEADDIQSACQAITDRVIDCIANTLITVALDEGEYQIKDLPTEALAELIGELLWGKNKAESLFDLNFARDYHLVAVGGPVASFYPQVSQRIHSSLIMPEHAAVSNAIGAVATNVKQTVSITITEAQQGVYRVHAFDIIKDFEDYEQAITFAQQHAGQNAEASAKAAGAISLTTTYHIDENRVNNSIDGDVFFEATVTATAEGLPA comes from the coding sequence ATGGCTTATTCTCTCGGTATTGATACTGGCGGCACTTATACTGATGCCGTTTTACTTTCTGACGATAAACAGGTTATCGCCACCGCTAAATCATTAACCACACGGCACTGTTTAGCAGACGGCATTCGCCAAGCAATCAAACAACTACCTACCGAGTACTTAACTGAAATCAAACTCGTCTCTCTATCCACCACATTAGCCACCAATGCCGTTGTCGAAGAACAGGGAAACCCCGTTTTGGGGCTGTTTGCTGGCTATTCTGACAAACAGTTAGCACGCGTCAAAATCCCTGAAATCATTGGGCAAAGTCACGTCCATATTATCCAAGGCGGTCATTCTGCTGCAGGCAAACCCACTGCGCCGCTTGATTTAGATAGCGCGCGGCGTATCATCGAAAAAAACCACGCGCATGTGTCTGCCATCGCTATTTCTTCGATGTTTTCAGTACGCAACACCGAACACGAAAAAGCCTTGCAAGAAATGATTCAATCGATTTGTGACAAACCAGTTACTTGTGGTTATGAGTTATCCCGGGCACTCGATGCGCCTAGACGTGCGCTGACCTCCGTACTGAACGCACGACTCATTAGCTTTACCAAAGAGCTCATCACGTCCGTCGAGGCGATTAAAATAGATTTTGGCATTAACGCCCCGCTGATGATTGTCAAAGGAGATGGCACGCTCATTAATGCGAAAACGGCGCAAAAAAAACCCGTTGAGACGATATTATCTGGACCAGCCGCGTCCGTGATGGGTGCCGCGCTATTGTCAGGCAAAAAAAACCTCATCGTTGCCGACATGGGCGGCACGACAACAGACATTGCCATCATTCGTGACGGCCAACCTAAAATCAACGCCCACGGCGCTAAAGTCGGCAACTGGTCACCCATGGTCAATGCCATTGCCGTCCATGCTGTCGGCCTTGGCGGTGATAGCGAAGTTAAATTTGGCGGTAGCAGCGGTAAAATTGCGATTGGCCCCCGTCGCGTCATGCCAATGAGCTTACTATGCGACAAACACCCAGAAGTCATTGCGCAACTCACCGCACAAAACAAACTCGCACCAAGCACCCGTAGTAATCGCTTTGCCGTCCCGCTCTATACCAACGCGCTATTACAAGAACAGCTCGATGATGAAGAAATGCGCGCATGGGAAACCTTGCAAAAAGGACCATTAGAAATTGAATCGCTGGTCGTCAGTGATAATCACTTAGCCCGTGCTGTCGCGCGTTTGCAACGTAAAGGCATGGTGCTTTACAGCGGCTTTACCCCATCAGACGCCGCCCACGTATTAGGAAAAATGTCACACTGGTCTGTCGAAGGCGCTGAGATTGGCGCAAAAATCTGGATTAAACAAATGCGTCGTGTTTATGGGCTAGGCACTTGGGAAGCTGATGACATTCAAAGCGCTTGCCAAGCCATTACTGACCGTGTGATTGACTGTATTGCCAACACACTAATTACGGTTGCACTAGATGAGGGCGAATACCAAATCAAAGACCTCCCGACGGAGGCACTGGCTGAATTAATCGGTGAATTGCTTTGGGGCAAAAACAAAGCCGAGAGCTTATTCGATTTAAACTTTGCACGCGACTACCATCTGGTTGCCGTTGGCGGCCCTGTCGCGAGCTTTTATCCACAAGTGTCACAACGCATCCATAGCAGTTTGATTATGCCTGAACATGCCGCGGTATCAAACGCGATTGGTGCGGTTGCCACCAATGTTAAGCAAACCGTCAGCATTACGATTACCGAGGCACAGCAAGGGGTTTATCGTGTCCATGCCTTCGACATTATCAAAGACTTTGAAGACTATGAACAAGCCATTACCTTTGCTCAACAACACGCAGGGCAAAATGCCGAAGCATCTGCTAAAGCCGCTGGCGCTATTTCGTTAACAACGACCTATCACATTGACGAGAATCGCGTCAATAATAGCATCGATGGCGATGTCTTTTTTGAAGCAACTGTGACAGCGACGGCTGAGGGGCTGCCCGCCTAA
- the hscA gene encoding Fe-S protein assembly chaperone HscA produces the protein MSLLNISEPGQTTKPHESKLVIGIDLGTTNSLVAATRSGMTETLDDAYGRAMLPSVVAINQAGKRLVGYEALATDAQFDKIHSAKRIIGYSCAEIAAEGLAQTFPIVDTATIPAIKTIGGELTPIDVSAEILSALKARAEAAFARTVEGAVITVPAYFDETRRKATKDAATLAGLNVLRLINEPTAAALAYGLDKSARGNVLVYDLGGGTFDVSVLSLTEGIFEVKATLGDILLGGDDFDRAIVDWLIQTDTTTLPYSVLKAKAKAAKEKLAETNQVDITLAQQTVTLTRQQFDALIEPWIQQTLQQTQQAIRDAGLTIEAIDHVVCVGGSTRIKLVQEKLKALFDLDVLTDVDPDKVVAIGAGIAAENLSGNRKNDSLLLDVTPLSLGIETAGELVEVIVPRNTPIPITRAQDFTTYKNGQTAMRIHVVQGERDQVSECRSLANFQLTGIPPMAAGAARIRITFSMDADGLLTVSATEQTTGAESVINVTPSYGLTDDAITDMLLASMNHAESDSHFRRLNEQKVEAERVLEAIREALKSDGDLLSPIEAEPIVLSIDALEKAMTGQDASAIKHAINAVEKAADSFIERRMNHAISKVMKGHDVDEFSS, from the coding sequence ATGAGTTTATTAAACATTTCAGAACCTGGACAAACCACCAAACCACACGAGTCAAAGCTGGTCATCGGCATTGACTTAGGCACGACGAATTCCTTAGTCGCCGCCACTCGAAGCGGCATGACTGAAACCTTAGACGATGCGTATGGTCGCGCCATGCTCCCTTCTGTTGTCGCTATCAACCAAGCGGGCAAACGGTTGGTTGGTTATGAAGCACTGGCAACCGATGCACAGTTTGACAAAATCCATTCTGCCAAACGCATTATTGGCTATAGTTGCGCTGAAATCGCCGCCGAAGGTTTGGCGCAGACATTTCCTATCGTGGATACAGCCACCATCCCCGCTATCAAAACCATTGGTGGCGAGCTCACCCCGATTGACGTCTCTGCAGAAATTTTAAGCGCACTCAAAGCACGAGCAGAAGCAGCATTCGCGCGAACCGTAGAAGGCGCGGTCATCACCGTCCCTGCGTATTTTGACGAAACCCGTCGCAAGGCAACCAAAGACGCGGCTACTTTGGCTGGGCTTAATGTCCTTCGCTTAATCAACGAACCAACGGCTGCGGCACTCGCCTATGGGCTGGATAAATCCGCCAGAGGTAACGTGCTCGTCTATGACTTGGGTGGCGGCACGTTTGATGTCTCGGTCTTGAGTCTCACCGAAGGGATTTTTGAAGTCAAAGCCACACTCGGCGATATTTTGTTAGGCGGCGATGATTTCGACCGTGCCATCGTTGATTGGCTAATCCAAACGGACACCACGACACTACCGTATTCCGTACTAAAAGCCAAAGCCAAAGCCGCCAAAGAAAAACTCGCCGAAACCAACCAAGTCGACATTACCCTCGCACAACAAACCGTCACGCTAACCCGCCAACAGTTTGACGCATTAATTGAGCCTTGGATTCAGCAAACGCTACAACAAACCCAACAAGCCATTCGCGATGCTGGTCTGACGATTGAGGCGATTGACCATGTCGTCTGTGTTGGTGGTTCAACGCGCATTAAACTGGTCCAAGAAAAACTCAAAGCACTCTTTGACCTTGACGTATTGACCGATGTTGACCCTGATAAAGTCGTCGCCATTGGCGCTGGTATTGCCGCCGAGAATCTATCTGGCAACCGTAAAAACGACAGCTTATTGCTCGATGTCACGCCACTATCCTTGGGCATTGAAACCGCAGGCGAGTTGGTTGAAGTCATTGTGCCGCGAAACACCCCTATTCCCATTACCCGCGCCCAAGATTTTACCACGTATAAAAATGGACAAACAGCCATGCGCATCCATGTCGTACAAGGTGAGCGCGACCAAGTCTCCGAATGCCGTTCTTTGGCAAATTTTCAGCTAACAGGCATCCCTCCAATGGCTGCTGGAGCCGCACGCATACGCATTACGTTTTCAATGGATGCAGACGGACTACTGACAGTTTCGGCAACCGAACAAACCACGGGCGCAGAATCTGTTATCAACGTCACACCGAGTTATGGTCTGACCGATGACGCTATTACCGATATGCTACTGGCGTCTATGAATCACGCCGAATCTGATTCACATTTCCGCCGCCTTAATGAACAAAAGGTCGAAGCAGAACGTGTACTTGAGGCCATTCGTGAAGCGCTTAAGTCAGACGGTGACTTATTAAGCCCCATCGAGGCCGAGCCAATCGTCCTCAGTATCGATGCACTAGAAAAAGCCATGACAGGGCAAGACGCCAGCGCCATTAAACACGCCATCAACGCGGTTGAAAAAGCCGCCGATAGCTTTATTGAAAGGCGCATGAATCATGCGATTTCCAAAGTGATGAAGGGGCATGATGTTGATGAATTTTCGTCCTAG
- the lpdA gene encoding dihydrolipoyl dehydrogenase, with protein MNKTVLAPDLGSDEGFPVVEILAKVGDKLAKDDPILLLESDKASMEIGATEAGTLTEICLSVNDTVKSHQCVAKMTVDGGTDSDANKDANKKTATQTNSSAADEPSKSPSKPQSKPQSKPQSKPQSKPQTSPQSKTNTTDADIQCDLVVLGSGPGGYSAAFRAADLGLSTVLIEKYPNLGGVCLNVGCIPSKALLHTAHISEEAMALSQHGIHFEAPTIKLDAIRADKDKVVNKLNQGIAGMAKMRKVQVVQGVGTFVDENLLEVIHEGSAKTVAFDKAIIACGSAPIQLPFMPDDPRIIDSTGALELPFIPKHMLVIGGGVIGLEMATVYSALGAKISVVELSDSLMPGADADLTKVWLKANESRFEDVLLNTKVTAATAKKAGIEITFSGETSGKKTYDLVLVAVGRSPNGRKIEADNAGITVDERGFIPVDSQMRTNVPHIFAIGDVVGQPMLAHKAVHEGHVAAEVAAGHKTHFDACVIPSVAYTFPEIAFAGVTETEANAKKLAYKTSVFPWQASGKAIACHTDTGFTKLLFDPETNRIIGGSVVGLNAGDLIAEICLAIEMGADANDIGKTIHPHPTLSESVGMAAEHFHGHCTDLPPKK; from the coding sequence ATGAATAAAACGGTTTTAGCGCCAGACTTAGGAAGCGATGAAGGGTTTCCCGTGGTTGAAATATTAGCAAAAGTAGGCGACAAACTCGCAAAAGATGACCCGATTTTACTGCTAGAGTCAGACAAAGCATCGATGGAAATAGGCGCAACCGAGGCAGGAACCCTCACCGAAATTTGCTTGTCCGTTAATGATACGGTGAAATCACACCAATGCGTTGCGAAAATGACGGTAGATGGCGGTACTGATAGCGATGCCAATAAAGATGCGAATAAAAAAACAGCAACGCAGACCAATTCGTCAGCGGCAGATGAACCATCAAAGTCACCATCAAAGCCACAATCAAAGCCACAATCAAAGCCACAATCAAAGCCACAATCAAAGCCACAGACAAGCCCGCAATCAAAAACAAATACAACAGATGCTGATATTCAGTGCGATTTGGTCGTGTTGGGGTCTGGCCCTGGCGGTTATTCGGCGGCTTTTCGGGCAGCAGATTTGGGGCTATCAACTGTGTTGATTGAAAAATACCCTAATCTTGGCGGTGTATGTCTCAATGTTGGTTGTATTCCGTCGAAAGCCTTGCTACATACGGCGCATATTAGCGAAGAGGCCATGGCATTAAGCCAGCACGGTATTCATTTTGAAGCACCGACGATTAAACTGGATGCGATTCGTGCTGACAAAGACAAGGTGGTAAATAAACTAAATCAAGGCATTGCAGGCATGGCTAAAATGCGCAAGGTTCAGGTGGTGCAAGGGGTTGGTACCTTTGTTGATGAAAATTTGCTTGAAGTCATTCACGAGGGCAGCGCCAAGACGGTTGCTTTTGACAAAGCCATCATTGCCTGTGGCTCAGCGCCGATTCAACTGCCATTTATGCCTGATGATCCGAGAATTATTGATTCGACGGGCGCGTTGGAATTACCCTTTATTCCGAAACACATGTTGGTGATTGGCGGTGGCGTGATTGGACTGGAAATGGCGACCGTTTATTCGGCATTGGGCGCGAAAATATCGGTGGTTGAACTGTCTGATAGCCTGATGCCAGGCGCTGACGCTGATCTCACCAAAGTCTGGCTCAAAGCCAACGAATCGCGTTTCGAAGACGTGTTATTAAACACCAAAGTAACTGCTGCAACGGCTAAAAAAGCAGGCATAGAAATTACCTTTAGCGGCGAAACGTCAGGTAAAAAAACCTACGATTTGGTCTTGGTAGCAGTAGGGCGTAGCCCGAATGGCCGTAAAATTGAAGCAGATAATGCAGGCATTACCGTTGATGAGCGTGGGTTTATCCCTGTCGATTCTCAAATGCGCACCAACGTGCCGCATATCTTTGCGATTGGTGATGTCGTTGGTCAGCCGATGTTAGCGCATAAAGCGGTGCATGAAGGGCATGTGGCTGCTGAGGTTGCGGCAGGGCACAAAACCCACTTTGATGCCTGTGTTATTCCTTCGGTTGCCTATACTTTCCCCGAAATTGCCTTTGCTGGCGTGACTGAGACAGAGGCCAACGCCAAAAAATTGGCGTATAAAACCAGCGTATTTCCTTGGCAAGCCTCGGGCAAAGCGATTGCCTGTCATACCGATACTGGCTTTACTAAGCTGCTCTTTGATCCAGAGACTAACCGTATCATTGGTGGTAGTGTGGTTGGGCTGAATGCGGGTGATTTGATTGCTGAAATTTGCCTTGCCATTGAAATGGGTGCCGATGCCAATGATATCGGTAAAACTATCCACCCACACCCCACGCTGTCAGAGTCGGTCGGTATGGCAGCCGAACATTTTCATGGGCACTGTACGGATTTACCACCCAAAAAATAA